One window of Hydrogenispora ethanolica genomic DNA carries:
- a CDS encoding CDP-glycerol glycerophosphotransferase family protein, giving the protein MNEQNLFSGFIIHRFLERFQSVTYRGVPVARYLDYPFYLYSLNHWSSNSAKEYFPYIEEELDQVSDVTLYYWLDEPYPYDPHPGGTVLMRGGFGDIASIHLPRERIFLLSPDQAEAELIKFNRPDLIPHNIQSYYRENPRAVNKLTQQITKIVKSRKGDPIFGSADLLNWLKDKIPETVRVIDAVQLLFETFNIGAVLTISSIVWMDNALNLVARANRVPSATLQHGIVSDSGLFCNIPIVATKKLVWGKAFRAWYQQYGFPKSRFSIIGSPRFDVIFNREWWNRDKLCQMAEIDSAKKIMVYATGTERNIIVPLILNGLAPISDLFLLILMHPSETSLIEQYQQLTAGYSNRKVLPFGNISLYNALSGADFFITHCSTAAFEAMLFRLPVITVEPTTPLHFSYGELGASLRVTDSAELTQTVKRLMSDESFREAAVNQYHDFLADYCIPDGDSSKRLFEEIEKLCQNGGIA; this is encoded by the coding sequence ATGAATGAACAAAACCTTTTTTCCGGTTTTATTATCCACCGTTTTTTGGAACGGTTTCAAAGTGTAACTTACCGCGGTGTTCCGGTTGCGAGATATCTAGACTATCCATTCTATCTTTATTCTCTAAACCACTGGAGTTCAAACAGCGCTAAGGAATATTTCCCCTATATCGAAGAAGAGCTGGATCAGGTGAGCGATGTAACGCTTTATTATTGGCTGGATGAACCATACCCCTATGATCCGCATCCCGGCGGGACTGTACTCATGCGGGGAGGATTTGGAGACATTGCTTCAATCCACTTGCCCCGAGAACGAATTTTCTTGTTAAGCCCCGATCAAGCCGAAGCCGAGCTTATCAAATTTAATCGACCCGATTTAATCCCGCATAATATTCAAAGCTATTATCGGGAAAATCCGCGCGCTGTCAATAAACTCACCCAACAGATTACGAAAATTGTTAAGAGCCGAAAAGGCGATCCCATCTTCGGAAGCGCCGACTTGTTAAATTGGCTCAAGGATAAAATTCCCGAAACGGTTCGAGTCATTGATGCAGTCCAGTTACTGTTTGAAACATTCAACATCGGCGCGGTATTGACGATTTCATCCATCGTGTGGATGGATAATGCCCTCAATCTGGTCGCCAGAGCCAACCGGGTTCCTTCAGCCACTTTACAACACGGCATCGTTTCCGATAGTGGGCTGTTTTGTAATATTCCAATCGTAGCAACCAAAAAACTGGTTTGGGGAAAAGCGTTTCGAGCATGGTATCAGCAGTATGGGTTCCCGAAATCGCGATTTTCCATAATCGGTTCCCCCCGGTTCGATGTTATTTTTAACCGGGAATGGTGGAACCGCGACAAACTCTGCCAAATGGCAGAGATCGATTCCGCTAAAAAGATCATGGTCTATGCGACCGGCACCGAAAGAAACATCATCGTCCCCCTTATTCTCAATGGCCTGGCGCCGATCTCCGATCTATTTTTACTCATTTTGATGCATCCTAGCGAAACTTCTCTTATCGAGCAGTATCAGCAGTTAACTGCCGGCTACTCAAACCGCAAAGTACTTCCCTTTGGAAACATTAGTCTCTATAATGCCCTTAGTGGAGCTGATTTTTTTATTACCCATTGCTCAACGGCGGCATTTGAAGCAATGCTTTTTAGACTTCCGGTGATCACCGTAGAACCCACCACTCCTCTTCATTTTTCTTACGGTGAGTTAGGAGCATCGCTTCGAGTTACCGACTCAGCGGAACTGACTCAAACGGTCAAGCGATTAATGTCCGATGAATCCTTCAGGGAAGCGGCAGTTAACCAATATCATGATTTTCTCGCTGATTATTGTATTCCCGACGGTGATTCATCCAAGCGGCTCTTCGAGGAAATAGAAAAGCTTTGTCAAAACGGCGGCATCGCATAG
- a CDS encoding TIM barrel protein, producing the protein MERLLFGISGLPLGDGSVKYNYPSGIAYLKSIGLDAMELPFVRNVNVTDKNKDAILREKNEQDLYLSAHGSYFINLNAEEPEKQEQSLERIIKGARALHSVGGRSLVFHPGFYLNDSAEDTYGTIKENLFKLPDLGVHYRLETTGKPTQFGSLDELIALCREVPTCRLCVDFAHLHARGGGALKAYEDFTAILTKIRDGLGEAALQDMHIHLSGIHYGAKGEKNHLEFKESDFPYQLCLQALKDLDVKGCIICESPILERDALLLKETYAQL; encoded by the coding sequence ATGGAGCGGCTGTTATTTGGGATATCCGGGCTTCCACTGGGCGACGGGTCCGTGAAATATAATTATCCGAGCGGCATTGCCTATTTGAAATCCATCGGCTTGGACGCCATGGAGCTGCCATTTGTCCGGAACGTCAACGTCACCGACAAAAATAAAGACGCCATCCTGCGCGAAAAAAACGAGCAGGATCTGTATCTCTCGGCACACGGTTCCTATTTCATCAATCTCAACGCGGAAGAGCCGGAAAAGCAGGAGCAATCGCTGGAACGGATCATCAAGGGCGCCCGGGCGTTGCATTCGGTCGGCGGGCGGAGCCTGGTCTTTCATCCCGGCTTTTATCTGAATGATTCGGCGGAAGATACCTATGGGACCATCAAGGAGAACCTGTTCAAACTGCCGGATCTGGGCGTACACTACCGACTGGAGACCACCGGCAAGCCCACCCAATTCGGCAGCCTGGACGAGTTGATCGCCCTCTGCCGAGAGGTGCCGACCTGCCGGCTCTGCGTCGACTTCGCGCACCTCCACGCCCGGGGCGGTGGGGCGCTCAAAGCCTACGAGGATTTCACGGCCATTCTGACGAAGATCCGCGACGGCCTGGGGGAAGCGGCGCTGCAGGACATGCACATTCACCTGTCCGGGATCCACTACGGCGCCAAAGGCGAAAAGAACCACCTTGAGTTCAAGGAGAGCGACTTCCCGTATCAACTGTGCCTGCAAGCCCTGAAGGATCTCGACGTCAAAGGCTGCATCATCTGCGAGAGCCCGATCCTGGAGCGCGACGCGCTGTTATTGAAGGAGACCTATGCCCAATTGTGA
- a CDS encoding phospholipase D-like domain-containing protein: MSRIAFGAILLSTNEWTQACFAEGTIVTPAQCSSYRVTIPDGKPLEYAIFEYTLPADSRAHQFSIKDYLVNVVQTANSRIVLTSPVRYFNTLDPNEKKFQLPGLLANFRSIYIHSKLALVDDSYAQVGSANFTTRSLSWDGECSVGINSSAKAKEIRETIFQHWGVDTPLNWQAKMNDFAQHPVEGVGVVPLPINVLSTTPPSWVMDYITAVIDPSDLY, translated from the coding sequence ATGAGCCGGATCGCCTTTGGCGCCATCCTGTTGAGCACCAACGAATGGACCCAGGCCTGCTTTGCGGAGGGAACGATCGTCACGCCCGCGCAATGCAGCAGTTACCGCGTGACCATCCCGGACGGAAAGCCGCTGGAGTACGCCATTTTCGAATACACGCTTCCAGCGGACAGCCGGGCTCATCAGTTTTCCATCAAAGATTACCTGGTGAATGTGGTCCAAACCGCCAACAGCCGGATTGTCCTCACCTCCCCGGTACGCTACTTCAATACGCTGGATCCGAATGAAAAAAAGTTTCAATTGCCGGGCCTGTTGGCGAACTTCCGGAGCATTTACATCCATTCCAAGCTGGCGCTGGTGGATGATAGTTACGCCCAAGTCGGAAGCGCCAACTTCACCACCCGCAGTCTATCATGGGACGGCGAATGCAGTGTCGGCATCAACAGCAGCGCCAAGGCCAAAGAGATTCGCGAAACCATCTTCCAGCATTGGGGAGTGGACACCCCGCTCAACTGGCAAGCCAAAATGAATGACTTTGCCCAGCACCCGGTCGAAGGGGTCGGGGTCGTCCCGTTGCCTATCAATGTACTGAGCACCACGCCGCCGTCCTGGGTGATGGATTACATCACCGCGGTGATTGATCCGTCCGACCTGTACTGA
- a CDS encoding LamG-like jellyroll fold domain-containing protein encodes METDYGMLIPKESYLEIPSHDAYNFGTGDFTITLLFQTARPGTLISRKSSEGGSSECAGWLLTLKPDGVIKMATDNGFGFYEVNSEPTPALDGTWHAVAAIRRNGAISIYFDGAAIAVTPRFSLPTPLDISNRRRIVIGDCDQEQEEYKQFTGVLEDISLWNRALDPAEIQSTMFNNINPLDPALVGLWELNQDFTDSSQTRNDADPIGAVRWLAVFHCVWAESVNKYAYCAIDLSAEADPVDAASIAGGGMITAPSNPAYNFGTGDFTVTALFQTKAPGTLVSRKSTEGGSAACAGWLVVLNPDGVIKLATDNGFGYYEVTSSATLALNGLWHGIAAVRRGGVFSIYLDGVSLPVTPHYSLPSPLNVSNARRIVIGHCDQEQEPYRQFTGCIQDVTLWQRALSEAEIQDARFNMITPDASGLAGFWELDNSFADSSHVHNQASPSGAVGFAEVHNQAGRRQTLKIDPGTPYLYGALINKDVNDISFPNGAVVKVYQPDGSQLDQETNTDDRYVHVDGESVHVFIVKNPQPGEWKFAIRTTTALPVLFSVQTTPNQDVSTTINDTLEQLYGAPPATRAALSWSWRSVAKWAGITLAAAGAVAMTVVAIVGAPVTLPILGGAALAVGVTSTLLVNIGLEGDIAKQRYQVADQIGVDPSPIGGGNNGVASLIVDGRNYFPLFRDLLLAVQAGHYDPAGITPPAKPTFENLIKGISDAGNKAYVLMWDTQPIYHMMEHSDFLKYYLRKWLTGRDARRNSRTAAALKGLPQVEVAMEKYSSGFLPINSQHQKLAVFSVNNVKCALVGGFNIITPPYWDDLDHPMYDHSNFHTWHDTAVLLQGPVVEMVEQEFNRRWANTRIDTEIANSGTYAKVACWQINHDSCFDQADVCGCGKPTQFPYQNPLLPDGPQYPIDVLITESQFSQPVTKIKDKLVEKIKAATQYVYFENFAFHDADLVRALSDKLKSAGANFRLIINLPPIPPTGMITRIRRDSSI; translated from the coding sequence ATGGAAACAGACTATGGAATGCTGATCCCGAAGGAAAGCTATTTGGAGATCCCCTCCCATGACGCTTATAATTTCGGCACAGGCGATTTTACGATCACCCTTCTTTTCCAAACCGCCCGGCCCGGCACCTTGATATCCCGCAAGTCCAGCGAGGGTGGATCGAGCGAATGCGCCGGCTGGCTCCTGACACTAAAGCCGGACGGGGTCATCAAAATGGCGACCGATAATGGTTTCGGGTTTTATGAAGTCAATTCCGAACCCACCCCGGCCTTGGACGGAACCTGGCATGCGGTCGCCGCCATCCGGAGAAACGGCGCCATCTCCATCTATTTTGACGGCGCGGCAATCGCCGTAACTCCCCGTTTCAGCCTGCCGACGCCCCTCGACATCAGCAACCGCCGCCGGATCGTGATTGGCGATTGCGACCAGGAACAAGAAGAGTACAAACAATTCACCGGCGTTCTCGAAGACATCTCCCTCTGGAACCGCGCCTTGGACCCGGCGGAGATTCAAAGCACCATGTTCAATAACATCAACCCCCTGGATCCGGCGTTGGTGGGGTTGTGGGAGCTGAATCAGGACTTTACCGATTCCTCGCAGACCCGGAATGACGCCGATCCGATCGGCGCGGTCCGCTGGCTGGCGGTGTTTCACTGCGTTTGGGCGGAGTCCGTCAACAAATACGCTTATTGCGCCATTGACTTGAGCGCCGAGGCCGATCCGGTCGACGCCGCCAGCATCGCCGGCGGCGGAATGATTACAGCCCCGTCCAATCCCGCTTACAACTTTGGCACCGGCGATTTTACCGTCACCGCTCTGTTTCAGACCAAGGCTCCGGGGACGCTTGTCTCCAGGAAATCAACGGAGGGCGGTTCCGCCGCTTGCGCCGGGTGGCTGGTGGTCCTCAATCCCGATGGCGTCATCAAGCTGGCGACGGATAACGGGTTTGGCTACTATGAGGTCACCTCCTCCGCGACCCTGGCCCTCAACGGGTTGTGGCACGGGATCGCCGCTGTCCGGAGGGGCGGCGTCTTCTCCATTTATTTGGACGGGGTCAGCCTGCCGGTCACTCCCCATTACAGTCTGCCCTCCCCCCTGAATGTCTCCAATGCCCGGCGGATCGTGATCGGCCATTGCGATCAGGAGCAGGAGCCGTACCGGCAGTTTACCGGGTGTATTCAAGACGTGACGCTGTGGCAGCGCGCCTTGAGCGAAGCGGAGATTCAAGATGCGCGTTTTAACATGATCACGCCGGACGCATCCGGCCTGGCCGGGTTTTGGGAGCTGGACAACAGCTTCGCCGACTCATCGCACGTCCATAATCAGGCCAGCCCCAGCGGCGCGGTGGGTTTCGCCGAAGTCCACAATCAAGCCGGACGCCGACAGACGCTGAAGATCGACCCGGGCACCCCCTATCTCTATGGGGCCTTAATCAATAAAGATGTCAATGATATCTCCTTCCCCAACGGCGCTGTCGTCAAAGTCTATCAGCCGGACGGAAGCCAACTGGACCAGGAGACCAACACCGATGATCGGTATGTTCATGTGGACGGCGAATCGGTTCATGTGTTTATTGTGAAAAATCCGCAACCGGGAGAATGGAAATTTGCGATCCGCACCACGACCGCGCTCCCGGTTCTGTTCAGCGTCCAGACCACGCCCAACCAAGATGTCTCGACGACCATCAACGATACGCTGGAACAGCTCTACGGGGCCCCGCCCGCCACCCGGGCCGCTTTGTCCTGGAGCTGGCGCAGCGTGGCCAAGTGGGCGGGCATCACCCTGGCGGCCGCGGGAGCGGTGGCGATGACCGTGGTGGCAATCGTCGGCGCGCCGGTCACTTTACCGATCCTCGGCGGAGCCGCTTTGGCCGTGGGCGTCACCAGCACACTGCTGGTCAACATCGGCCTGGAGGGAGACATCGCCAAACAGCGCTATCAAGTCGCGGATCAGATCGGCGTCGATCCGTCCCCGATCGGCGGGGGAAACAACGGCGTGGCTTCGCTCATCGTCGACGGCCGGAACTACTTCCCGCTCTTTCGCGATCTCTTGCTGGCGGTCCAAGCGGGCCATTACGACCCGGCCGGCATTACCCCGCCGGCCAAGCCCACCTTTGAAAACTTGATCAAAGGAATCTCCGACGCCGGAAACAAGGCTTACGTCCTGATGTGGGATACCCAACCGATCTACCACATGATGGAGCATAGCGATTTTCTCAAGTATTACCTGCGCAAATGGCTGACCGGCAGAGACGCCCGGCGCAACAGCCGCACCGCCGCGGCCCTCAAGGGCCTGCCCCAGGTGGAGGTGGCCATGGAAAAATATAGTTCGGGCTTTTTGCCGATTAACTCCCAGCATCAGAAGCTGGCCGTCTTCTCGGTGAATAATGTCAAGTGCGCCTTGGTCGGGGGCTTTAATATCATTACCCCGCCTTATTGGGACGATCTCGACCATCCGATGTACGACCATAGCAATTTTCACACCTGGCACGACACGGCGGTACTGCTTCAGGGGCCGGTCGTCGAAATGGTGGAGCAAGAGTTCAACCGGCGCTGGGCCAACACCCGCATCGACACGGAGATCGCCAATTCCGGAACCTATGCCAAGGTGGCTTGCTGGCAGATCAATCACGACAGCTGCTTCGACCAAGCCGACGTCTGCGGCTGCGGAAAACCGACCCAATTTCCGTACCAAAACCCGTTGCTTCCGGATGGACCGCAATACCCCATCGACGTTTTGATCACCGAGTCCCAATTCAGCCAACCGGTGACCAAGATCAAGGATAAACTGGTTGAGAAGATCAAGGCGGCCACCCAATACGTTTATTTCGAGAATTTCGCCTTCCACGATGCCGATTTGGTACGAGCGCTGAGCGACAAGCTGAAGAGCGCCGGCGCCAATTTCCGCCTCATCATCAATCTCCCCCCCATCCCACCAACGGGAATGATCACGAGGATCAGACGGGACAGTTCTATATGA
- a CDS encoding AraC family transcriptional regulator, translating into MPDEYTVLPTASSTLVISVSADRIVSSLRGVNTKACHVGAYANKMKLLLLIEFHPGRLYPFIGIDQFELVDSSFMLDELDKTLTQALENELMQSEGIETLVAALDRILMARLRDGHTGKGIAAIMRDIVQRHGKISAWELAAESHYSEKQIRRLFLHHVGTSPKLFSRIVRANYALRLLQNKPGCLTDIAAQAGFFDQPHFIHDFKMVCGLTPQEYIRKMSVFYNDRFKM; encoded by the coding sequence ATGCCGGATGAATATACGGTTCTGCCGACGGCCAGTTCAACGCTGGTAATATCGGTCAGCGCCGATCGAATCGTCAGTAGTTTGCGGGGAGTAAACACGAAAGCGTGTCATGTAGGGGCTTATGCCAACAAGATGAAGCTTTTGTTATTGATTGAATTCCATCCGGGCAGGCTATACCCTTTCATCGGGATCGATCAGTTTGAATTGGTCGATTCATCATTTATGCTGGACGAATTGGATAAGACGCTTACACAGGCGCTTGAAAATGAGCTCATGCAGTCTGAAGGTATTGAAACCCTGGTTGCAGCGCTTGACAGGATACTCATGGCCCGGCTGAGGGATGGTCATACCGGCAAAGGTATTGCAGCGATCATGCGGGACATCGTCCAGCGGCACGGCAAGATTAGCGCCTGGGAATTAGCTGCTGAATCCCATTATAGTGAAAAGCAGATCCGGCGCTTGTTTTTGCACCATGTCGGTACCAGCCCCAAGCTGTTTTCGCGAATCGTACGCGCCAATTATGCGCTGCGCTTATTGCAAAACAAGCCCGGATGCCTCACCGATATTGCGGCCCAGGCCGGCTTTTTTGATCAGCCTCATTTCATTCATGACTTCAAAATGGTTTGCGGCCTGACTCCGCAGGAATATATCCGGAAGATGTCCGTTTTTTACAATGATCGATTCAAAATGTAG
- a CDS encoding MFS transporter produces MQAGHVPFNAGVIGVAGIFAPIVAGSFCWRMDRSFEPKDRYYFCRFIHWRGSHSLRGFFLFGNPPYWSACIVLGIRAIANVFYTPAIQSVIPLLVPEPDLIRANGWLQFMQSGTLMLGPVLGAALYALLPLPAILLSDLAGALAASVSMAIIKIPELKREGHRTPDFMKEMKEGFAIFLRDQKLLIVTLAAAIAMIFYMPLSSFFPLMTSSYFHGSAWQAGIVQFGYAGGMMICSLVMGTYATIKNKLSAVHLGLLGLGLTAFFCGILPQNNTAFWIYAVLCMLMGASGNLYNIPYVAYIQETIPKEAHGRAFSVMSSLMSATMPLGLVIAGPMAEMSGVASWFFITGVAFFIITIASFLLTKYTDNVAYK; encoded by the coding sequence TTGCAAGCCGGACACGTCCCCTTTAATGCTGGCGTTATCGGGGTTGCTGGCATTTTTGCCCCAATTGTTGCTGGGTCCTTTTGTTGGCGTATGGATCGATCGTTTGAACCGAAAGACCGTTATTATTTTTGCAGATTTATTCATTGGAGGGGTAGCCACAGTTTACGCGGTTTTTTCCTTTTCGGCAATCCTCCGTATTGGTCTGCTTGTATCGTTCTCGGTATTCGCGCCATCGCGAATGTCTTTTATACTCCGGCCATTCAGTCGGTAATCCCCCTGCTTGTTCCCGAGCCAGATCTCATTCGTGCCAATGGCTGGCTTCAGTTCATGCAGTCGGGAACGTTAATGCTGGGGCCGGTTTTGGGAGCGGCATTGTATGCACTCTTGCCTCTACCGGCCATCTTATTATCCGATTTAGCCGGCGCGCTCGCGGCCAGCGTTTCCATGGCGATAATTAAGATTCCCGAGCTGAAGCGCGAAGGACATCGGACTCCGGATTTTATGAAAGAAATGAAAGAAGGCTTCGCGATATTTCTCCGGGATCAAAAACTTTTGATTGTTACGCTTGCGGCCGCGATCGCCATGATTTTCTATATGCCGCTTTCATCCTTTTTTCCCCTGATGACCAGCAGCTATTTTCATGGATCGGCGTGGCAGGCCGGTATCGTCCAATTTGGGTATGCCGGAGGGATGATGATCTGCTCCCTTGTAATGGGAACCTATGCCACCATCAAAAACAAGTTGTCAGCGGTTCATCTGGGCCTGCTGGGATTAGGGCTAACCGCTTTTTTCTGCGGTATTCTTCCGCAAAATAATACCGCTTTTTGGATATATGCGGTATTGTGCATGCTCATGGGCGCCAGTGGTAATTTGTATAATATCCCCTATGTTGCCTATATCCAGGAAACCATCCCGAAAGAAGCGCACGGCCGGGCATTTTCGGTGATGAGCAGCTTGATGTCGGCTACAATGCCGCTGGGACTGGTCATTGCCGGGCCGATGGCCGAGATGAGCGGAGTCGCTTCATGGTTTTTCATTACGGGGGTTGCTTTTTTTATCATTACCATCGCAAGCTTTTTGCTCACGAAATATACGGATAATGTAGCATATAAGTGA
- a CDS encoding TetR/AcrR family transcriptional regulator has product MEKRTLTDHHCFDNIHTDGMYNENEVNCMARNKYPEVTINRILDTAMKLFMSKGYEHTTIQDIIDELGDLSKGAIYHHFKSKEEIMDAVNKRMAEQGIGDIKTIVDDSSLTGIDKLRKMLLFSIASAQHEAIDKTVPPFLKNPQLLALHMRDTLGSASALLTGVIEEGIQDGSIQTTQPRELSQMILLFFNVWINPWMYSWTADEMKGIVHFMKDLLDKMGVPIFSNEILQSLEVLYSLSQPEK; this is encoded by the coding sequence GTGGAGAAACGTACCTTGACAGATCATCATTGCTTTGATAACATACATACCGATGGTATGTATAATGAAAATGAGGTAAATTGTATGGCTCGAAATAAATACCCTGAAGTCACTATCAATCGCATCCTGGACACGGCGATGAAATTGTTCATGTCGAAAGGATACGAGCACACCACGATCCAGGACATAATTGATGAATTGGGAGATTTGAGCAAAGGCGCTATTTATCATCATTTCAAATCCAAGGAAGAAATTATGGACGCGGTCAATAAACGAATGGCTGAACAAGGGATTGGGGATATCAAAACCATCGTGGATGACAGCAGTCTGACTGGAATCGACAAGCTTCGTAAAATGCTCTTATTCTCGATAGCTTCGGCTCAACATGAAGCGATTGACAAGACAGTCCCACCTTTCTTAAAAAATCCGCAATTATTGGCGCTTCACATGCGCGATACCTTGGGTTCGGCTTCCGCTCTTTTAACCGGTGTCATCGAAGAAGGCATTCAGGATGGTTCAATCCAAACAACCCAGCCCCGCGAGTTATCACAAATGATCTTATTATTTTTCAACGTATGGATCAATCCCTGGATGTATTCGTGGACAGCGGATGAGATGAAAGGCATCGTTCATTTTATGAAGGATCTTTTAGACAAAATGGGAGTTCCGATTTTTTCCAATGAGATACTCCAATCTTTAGAGGTATTATACTCGCTTTCACAACCCGAGAAATAA
- a CDS encoding branched-chain amino acid transporter permease: MTLIERLITIGMVILGTVATRLLPFLVFPADKPTPKYIQYLGKKLPSAALGLLVIYCFKDVRLFIGTHGIPELISVAMIIALHIWKRQMLISIAGGTIIYMLLVQFVFLPN; the protein is encoded by the coding sequence ATGACTTTGATAGAACGACTCATCACAATCGGCATGGTGATATTGGGCACTGTTGCAACGCGGCTTCTCCCATTCCTCGTATTTCCGGCGGATAAGCCGACCCCAAAATATATTCAGTATCTTGGGAAGAAGTTGCCGTCCGCAGCATTAGGGCTATTGGTAATCTATTGTTTTAAAGACGTGCGCTTATTTATTGGAACACACGGTATTCCCGAGTTGATTTCCGTCGCAATGATAATAGCTCTCCATATATGGAAGAGACAGATGCTGATTTCCATTGCAGGTGGAACGATCATCTACATGCTTCTGGTGCAGTTTGTTTTTCTCCCGAATTGA
- the azlC gene encoding azaleucine resistance protein AzlC, producing MYRLMKFNEVLKLNEKTKAFKAAFPHTAPILAGFVFLGIAYGIYMNTAGFSAAYPIVMSATIFAGSMEFVAVNLLLGAFDPMRALALTLMVNARHLFYGISMLDKYKGTGSKKYYLIFGMCDESFSINCTTDIPMNVDKGWFMFFVTLLNHSYWVCGATIGGILGSVVQFNTKGLGFVMTALFVVIFLAQWMKENTHDSALLGLGVSLLCLILFGGRNFIIPAMIIILACLTLLKNPLEKAGTSVGP from the coding sequence ATGTACCGGTTGATGAAGTTTAATGAGGTCCTGAAATTGAACGAAAAAACGAAAGCTTTCAAAGCGGCTTTTCCCCATACTGCCCCAATATTGGCAGGATTCGTGTTTTTGGGGATCGCCTATGGAATTTACATGAACACAGCAGGCTTTAGTGCGGCTTACCCTATCGTAATGAGTGCAACCATCTTTGCAGGATCGATGGAATTTGTTGCCGTCAATCTACTGCTTGGCGCATTTGATCCAATGCGTGCGCTTGCTCTTACCCTGATGGTAAACGCACGACATTTATTTTATGGAATTTCCATGCTGGACAAGTACAAGGGAACAGGCAGTAAAAAATATTATCTGATTTTCGGTATGTGTGATGAATCTTTTTCAATTAACTGCACGACAGATATTCCTATGAATGTGGACAAGGGATGGTTTATGTTTTTTGTCACATTGCTCAATCATTCATATTGGGTTTGTGGCGCAACGATTGGCGGTATCTTGGGCTCAGTGGTGCAATTCAATACCAAAGGTCTTGGATTTGTTATGACAGCACTTTTTGTGGTGATTTTTCTGGCGCAATGGATGAAAGAAAATACTCATGATAGCGCTTTACTGGGGTTGGGAGTATCATTGTTGTGCCTGATTCTTTTTGGAGGAAGGAACTTTATTATTCCAGCCATGATCATAATACTTGCTTGTCTTACCCTTCTAAAAAATCCATTGGAGAAAGCGGGGACCTCTGTAGGACCATGA
- a CDS encoding Lrp/AsnC family transcriptional regulator, whose amino-acid sequence MTDILDNYDKAILRELQEDASISNLDLSKKIGLSPSACLARTKNLVETGLIKKFATIVDEKKLGMEVLAFALVNLTPLNRDTIHSFLADINQLPQVQECYTLTGSHDYLLKIVAKDMASYRDFIIDSLMQNPAVSKVETSMVMGIEKRTVYVPVDEV is encoded by the coding sequence ATGACCGATATCCTTGACAATTATGATAAAGCAATTTTACGGGAATTACAGGAGGATGCTTCCATCTCCAATTTGGACTTATCAAAGAAAATCGGGCTTTCCCCATCGGCTTGCCTTGCAAGAACGAAAAATTTAGTCGAAACGGGTCTGATCAAAAAATTTGCTACGATTGTCGATGAAAAGAAATTGGGAATGGAGGTCCTGGCATTTGCTCTTGTTAACCTAACGCCTTTGAATCGGGACACCATCCATTCATTTTTAGCGGATATCAACCAGCTGCCACAGGTTCAAGAATGCTACACACTCACCGGAAGCCACGACTATCTGCTGAAAATCGTCGCAAAGGACATGGCGAGCTATCGGGATTTTATCATTGACTCATTAATGCAAAATCCGGCAGTCAGCAAAGTTGAAACAAGCATGGTGATGGGAATCGAAAAAAGAACTGTCTATGTACCGGTTGATGAAGTTTAA